A DNA window from Bacteroides cellulosilyticus contains the following coding sequences:
- the serC gene encoding 3-phosphoserine/phosphohydroxythreonine transaminase, translated as MKKHNFNAGPSILPREVIEDTAKAILDFNGSGLSLMEISHRAKDFQPVVDEAVALFKELLNIPEGYSVLFLGGGASLEFCMVPFNFLEKKAAYLNTGVWAKKAMKEAKAFGEVVEVASSAESTYTYIPKDYTVPADADYFHITTNNTIYGTELKEDLDVNVPMIADMSSDIFSRPIDVSKYICIYGGAQKNLAPSGVTFVIVKNDALGKVSRYIPTMLNYQTHIDSGSMFNTPPVVPIYAALQTLRWIKAQGGVKEMERRAIEKADMLYAEIDRNKMFVGTAAQEDRSRMNICFVMAPEYKELEANFMKFATERGMVGIKGHRSVGGFRASCYNAMPKESVQALIDCMQEFEKLH; from the coding sequence ATGAAAAAGCATAATTTCAATGCAGGACCTTCTATTCTTCCTCGTGAGGTGATTGAGGATACGGCAAAAGCTATTCTTGATTTCAACGGCTCAGGCCTCTCACTGATGGAAATCAGCCACCGTGCTAAGGACTTCCAACCTGTTGTGGACGAAGCCGTAGCACTATTCAAAGAATTACTCAATATCCCCGAAGGGTATTCGGTACTGTTCTTGGGCGGTGGTGCCAGTTTGGAATTCTGCATGGTCCCCTTCAACTTCCTCGAAAAGAAAGCTGCTTACCTGAATACAGGTGTATGGGCTAAGAAAGCCATGAAAGAAGCCAAAGCTTTCGGTGAAGTAGTTGAAGTCGCTTCTTCCGCAGAGTCTACTTATACTTATATTCCTAAGGATTATACAGTGCCAGCTGATGCTGATTATTTCCACATCACGACCAATAACACTATTTATGGTACTGAACTTAAAGAAGACCTGGATGTAAACGTTCCGATGATTGCCGATATGTCTTCCGATATTTTCTCCCGTCCTATCGACGTGTCTAAATATATCTGTATCTATGGCGGTGCACAGAAGAATCTGGCTCCTTCAGGCGTAACCTTCGTTATCGTGAAGAATGACGCTTTGGGTAAGGTATCCCGCTATATTCCTACGATGCTGAACTATCAGACACATATTGACAGCGGTTCTATGTTCAACACTCCTCCGGTTGTTCCCATTTATGCTGCATTGCAGACTTTGCGTTGGATCAAGGCCCAGGGTGGTGTGAAAGAAATGGAACGCCGTGCCATAGAAAAGGCAGATATGCTGTATGCTGAAATCGACCGCAACAAGATGTTCGTAGGTACAGCCGCACAAGAAGACCGTTCACGCATGAACATCTGCTTCGTGATGGCTCCCGAATACAAAGAACTGGAAGCTAACTTCATGAAGTTTGCTACAGAAAGAGGTATGGTAGGTATCAAGGGACACCGTTCAGTGGGTGGTTTCCGTGCATCTTGCTACAATGCTATGCCGAAGGAAAGCGTACAGGCTTTGATTGACTGCATGCAGGAATTTGAGAAACTTCATTAA
- a CDS encoding NAD(P)-dependent oxidoreductase, producing the protein MKVLIATDKPFAKVAVDGIRKEIEAAGYELALLEKYTEKAQLLDAVKDANAIIIRSDIIDAAVLDAAKELKIVVRAGAGYDNVDLEAATAHGVCVMNTPGQNSNAVAELAFGMMVMAVRNMYNGTSGTELKGKKLGIHAYGNVGRNVARIAKGFGMEIFAFDAFCPKEVIEKDGVKAVDSADELYSACDVVSLHIPATAETKNSINYALVNKMPKGGVLVNTARKEVINEAELIQLMEERGDLKYMTDIMPAAHETFAAKFVGRYFSTPKKMGAQTAEANINAGIAAAQQIVGFLKDGCEKFRVNKK; encoded by the coding sequence ATGAAAGTATTAATTGCAACCGACAAACCGTTCGCTAAAGTAGCTGTAGACGGTATTCGCAAAGAAATTGAAGCAGCAGGTTATGAACTTGCCTTGTTGGAGAAATATACAGAGAAAGCCCAGTTGCTGGACGCAGTGAAGGATGCCAATGCCATCATTATCCGTAGCGACATTATAGATGCCGCAGTATTGGACGCTGCAAAAGAACTGAAGATTGTAGTACGTGCAGGTGCAGGTTACGATAATGTAGACCTGGAAGCTGCCACTGCTCATGGTGTGTGCGTAATGAACACTCCGGGACAGAACTCTAATGCCGTAGCCGAACTAGCTTTCGGTATGATGGTGATGGCTGTCCGCAATATGTATAACGGTACTTCCGGTACGGAATTGAAGGGTAAGAAACTGGGTATTCACGCTTATGGTAATGTAGGTCGCAACGTGGCTCGCATAGCCAAGGGTTTCGGTATGGAAATCTTTGCTTTCGATGCTTTCTGTCCGAAAGAAGTGATTGAGAAGGACGGCGTGAAAGCTGTTGACTCTGCTGATGAGCTTTATTCTGCTTGTGACGTAGTTTCATTGCACATTCCGGCTACTGCTGAAACGAAGAATTCTATCAACTATGCTTTGGTAAATAAAATGCCGAAGGGTGGTGTATTGGTAAATACTGCACGTAAGGAAGTTATCAACGAAGCAGAACTGATTCAGCTGATGGAAGAACGCGGTGACCTGAAATACATGACTGATATCATGCCCGCAGCTCACGAAACATTTGCTGCCAAGTTCGTAGGCCGTTATTTCTCTACACCGAAGAAGATGGGGGCACAGACTGCTGAAGCTAACATCAATGCCGGTATTGCTGCTGCACAACAGATTGTTGGTTTCCTGAAAGACGGTTGCGAGAAATTCCGTGTTAATAAGAAATAA
- a CDS encoding DEAD/DEAH box helicase: MEIQDILRNLQIEQLTPMQEATREAYRENKDLVLLSPTGSGKTLAFLLPLVQTLKTDVQGVQAVVLVPSRELALQIETVFKSMGTPFKAMSCYGGRPAMEEHRTMKGIHPSVIIGTPGRMNDHLRKENFDAATVTTLVIDEFDKCLEFGFHDEMAEVIGQLPSLKKRILLSATDAEEIPQFAGVGGKDQLSADGSQLIKLNFLDPDALAPRLKLHKVVSPEKDKLETLYNLLCVLGYHSTLVFCNYRESVERVTGYLQAKKFPCDMFHGGMEQPDRERALYKFRNGSCAVLISTDLAARGLDIPGIENVVHYHLPVNEEAYTHRNGRTARWEADGNSYLILHDEERIPEYIPEDIEIFEFPEVLPKPAKSRWATLYIGKGKKDKLNKIDIVGFLYKKGGLAREDVGQVDVKEHYAFVAVRRSKMKQLLMLIQGEKIKGIKTIIEEAK, translated from the coding sequence ATGGAAATTCAAGATATACTGCGTAATCTGCAAATAGAGCAACTTACCCCGATGCAAGAGGCAACCCGGGAAGCTTACCGTGAAAATAAAGACTTGGTGCTGCTTTCACCCACAGGATCGGGTAAAACGCTGGCTTTTCTGCTTCCGCTGGTGCAGACTTTGAAAACGGATGTGCAAGGCGTACAAGCCGTTGTTCTGGTGCCCTCACGAGAACTGGCATTGCAGATTGAAACGGTATTCAAATCCATGGGGACCCCGTTTAAAGCTATGAGTTGTTACGGTGGTCGTCCTGCGATGGAAGAGCACAGGACGATGAAGGGGATTCATCCTTCCGTCATTATCGGTACACCGGGACGAATGAACGATCATCTGCGGAAAGAGAATTTCGATGCGGCTACCGTCACTACATTGGTGATAGATGAGTTCGATAAATGCCTTGAGTTCGGTTTTCACGATGAAATGGCGGAAGTGATCGGACAGTTACCGTCATTAAAGAAGCGTATTCTGCTTTCGGCTACGGATGCTGAAGAAATTCCCCAATTTGCCGGAGTAGGAGGCAAGGACCAACTTTCTGCTGACGGTTCTCAACTTATCAAACTGAATTTCCTGGATCCTGATGCCCTTGCACCGCGCCTGAAACTTCATAAAGTTGTTTCTCCCGAAAAAGATAAGCTGGAAACTCTTTATAACCTGCTTTGTGTGCTTGGTTATCATTCTACCCTTGTATTTTGCAACTATCGTGAAAGTGTGGAACGAGTTACCGGATATCTGCAAGCAAAGAAATTCCCATGCGATATGTTCCATGGCGGTATGGAGCAACCCGACCGTGAACGGGCGCTCTATAAGTTTCGTAACGGCAGTTGTGCCGTATTGATCTCCACTGATCTTGCTGCCCGCGGACTGGATATCCCCGGTATAGAAAACGTAGTTCACTATCATCTTCCTGTCAATGAAGAAGCCTATACGCACCGCAACGGACGTACGGCTCGTTGGGAAGCTGACGGAAATTCCTACCTCATCCTGCACGATGAAGAACGGATTCCTGAATACATTCCCGAAGATATCGAGATTTTTGAGTTTCCGGAAGTACTGCCGAAGCCGGCCAAGTCCCGGTGGGCTACCTTATATATAGGTAAAGGAAAGAAAGATAAGCTGAACAAAATCGATATTGTCGGCTTCTTATATAAGAAAGGTGGATTGGCGCGTGAAGATGTGGGACAAGTGGATGTGAAAGAACACTATGCTTTCGTAGCTGTGCGCCGTAGTAAGATGAAACAGCTGCTCATGTTGATACAAGGTGAGAAAATTAAAGGAATAAAGACGATAATTGAGGAAGCTAAGTAA